DNA sequence from the Bacteroidales bacterium genome:
TCTCCGTTGAGGCGGTAAACATTGAATCCGTTGCCACCCGCGCGGATCATCCGCTGCTCTATAACCTGGCGAAGCGTCACGGAGGTGAGATGATCTTCCCGGAACAGATTGCACAGTTGCCCGCTTTGCTCAAAGAGCGTGATGATATACACACATTGATCTACTCACGGAAAGCATACAACGAACTGAACAATGTCATCTGGGTACTGGTTGCAATCATCGCATTATTGGCAACGGAATGGTTCATCAGAAAATACAAAGGATCCTACTGATGTTCCTCCGGAATGTTTAAGGATGTTAATCTTGATCTGACGTTCCAATGTTCTTCACACTATCAAAGATCGTCTCCTACTTTCTCAGCCCTTTGTTCTGGATCTTTTCCCTTTTCGTGCTGGTTTTTTTTGTCAGGAAACACCGGAGCTTCAAATGGCTTTTTCTGGGATCATTGATTCTCTTTTACCTGTTTTCCAATCGTTTTCTGGTGGATGAGGCGTTGCGTTCGTGGGAATATCCCTTGCAGACGCAATCATCCTTCGACTCTTCCTATGATGCGGCGATTGTTCTGGGAGGCAATATTCTGAATTATGACCACCCGACACACCGGTTCATTTTCAGGGAAAATGCCGATAAGATCCTCCAGGCCATTGACTTGTATGAAAATGGAAGGGTAAAGCGCCTGATGCTTTCGGGCGGGCCGGGAGATCTTTTCATCCGTGATCAGTACGAAGCAGCTAATATGCGGAAGTACCTTCTGTCGATCGGTGTGCCGGATTCGGTGATCCTGGTGGATTCAGTATCCGACAACACCTTTGAGAATGCAGAGAACAGTGCAGCCATCCTGAAACAAAAAATCCCGGGAGGAAGGTATCTGCTGATAACCACCGCGCTGCATATGCGCCGTGCAGAAGGCTGTTTAATAAAAGCGGGACTGGATGTGACACCGTACGTTTCCAACAAACTTACCGGCAAGCGCCGAAGCGACATTGAACATCTGCTAATACCCCAGACAGTCAGTTTTGTCTACTGGCACGCGCTCATTCACGAACGGGTCGGCTACCGGGTCTATAAAATGAAAGGATACCTTTAATTCTAAAATAAGGATGAATGATCTTAACTCTAAAATCAAAAATTAATTCCTAAATCATAAATACGGAATACTGAATCATAAATATCTATGGATCAATCGATACGAATTGCGATCATCGTCATCCTGGCAGTCGGCTTCATCGTTGAAAGGATCCTCGACTACCTGAACAGCACGTACTGGAGCGATGAGTTGCCTGATGAGCTGAAGGGGATCTATGACCCTGAGAAATACCGTAAATCCCAGGCCTACCTTCGCACGAAGCAGCGTTTTTCCATCCTGACGGATTCCTTTTCTCTTATGGTCATGCTCCTGATGCTGCTTACAGGCGGATTTGCCTGGCTTGACAACCTGGTCAGAGAGCAAACCACCCATCCCATCCTTCTGGCCCTGTTTTTTTTCGGGATTCTGGGCCTGGCAGCTGATCTTCTTGCCACTCCGTTTTCGGTCTACAGTACTTTTGTCATTGAAGAACGTTTTGGATTCAATAAGACCACACCAAAAACCTTCATCCTCGACAAGCTGAAAGGGTGGTTGCTGGGTGCCCTACTGGGCGGCGGCATCCTGTCGTTGATCGTTTGGATCTATCTTGCAACAGGGAACCTGTTCTGGATCTTTGCCTGGATAGCCATCAGTCTGTTTTCTGTCTTCATGACCATGTTCTATTCGACACTGATCGTTCCGCTGTTCAATAAGCAAACCCCCCTTGAAGAGGGGGAGTTAAGGAATGCCATCGAAGGTTTTGCTCAAAAGGTCAGGTTCAGGCTGGATAATATTTTTGTGATCGATAGTTCTAAAAGGTCAAGCAAGTCAAACGCCTATTTCAGCGGTCTGGGAGCGAAAAAGAGGATCGTCCTGTTTGATACCCTGATCGCGGATCACACCACGGATGAACTTGTGGCAGTGCTTGCCCATGAGGTGGGTCACTATAAAAAGAAACACACCCGCACAGGCATTTTGCTTTCGATAGCCCAGACAGGGCTCACGCTGTTCATCTTATCCCTGTTCATCCAAAACCCGGTTTTATCGCAGGCCCTGGGCGCCGCTGAAGGAAGTTTCCATATGGGGATCCTCGCCTTTGGCATTCTTTACAGTCCCTTTTCAACGATCATTGGACTGGGGTTGAATTATCTCTCCCGAAAACACGAATACGAAGCTGACCGGTATGCGGGTGAAAATTTCAGTGCCGGTCCTCTGCAGGAAGCACTTAAAAAGCTATCTGTCAATAATTTATCTAACCTTCGTCCTCATCCGGCCTGCGTATTCGTCTATTATTCACATCCCCCGGTGCTGAAGCGGCTGGAGGCACTTGAAAAAATAGTCGGCAGTACGTCCCGAGGAACCCAGTGACGGTGGATTGGCGGTCGGCGGTCAATGACTGACAATCGATTCATCCCATAGGGATGACATGTTGGTAAATCAAATATCAGTTAATCGTTAATCAGATATCTCTTTTGTGCATTATCCTGTAAATCAAAAAGATAAGGATGCCAGCGTAGAGAAGTGCGATTCCGGTATCGGCCAGGGAGACATGATCCTGGAAGTGAATGCTGGATCCGTTGATCTCTGGCAGAGGGATCTTCGGAAAATGGACCAGCCTGCCAAAAGCCTTCATCGGAAAAAATTTAACATATTCTGCCGGAATTTTCCACCAGATCAGGATCTGCTCAATCATGGTATAGAACAGCAGTGTGATCACTGCCAAACCTGCTTTTTTGAGTAAAAAAGCAATGAAAAATGCAAAGAGCAGATAGCAGAATGCCTCCACAAAATATCCGGCTATAAACTGGAGCTTACTGTTGAAGATATCCCCAAAATCCACATCTTTTGTGTGTATCAGTCCCAGGACCAGCCCCACAACCAGGATCAGCAGGGTTGCGGCCAGGCTGATGATCAGGATGAAATACAGTTTGGAAAGCACGAATTCGTTACGGCTCAATCCGTTGATGATGTTCTGCCGGAAGGTTTTATTGGAATATTCATTGCAGACGAAGAAAATGACAATAATGGCCAGAAAGAGCGTCAGAAAACCCGCCATATAGGTGAGGTTATTCCAAATCCTGGGGAACTGGTACAGTGAGATCTTCAGCAGAGGGATCGGGGCGGATTGTCCGGCCTCCCTCAGGATCTCGTTAATGATCACCTGGGCGACAATCAGCATGAAGGTGAGCGATACCGCATAAAATCCAACGAGTAACCAGAACACCCTGTAGGAGAGGATTTTTTTGAATTCTATTTTGATCAGTCGGATCATTCGGCGGTCTTTAGGAGTTCCAGGAAATAATTTTCCAGGGTCTTTTTCCGCTGGACAAGGTGGCTCAGCACAATTCCCTGTGCGTGGAGCGCAGCGTTAAGATCCCCGGCGGTCACATTTTCTTCCAATTTGATAAGGAGTACGTCATGCTGGCGTTCAACCGACTTGATGAGTGGCGATCCGGCGAGTGCCTGTTCCAGTTTGGCAGGGTCTGCCGCCGCAACCTCCACCAGGATGGTTTCCCGGAGCACTTCCTCCACGTTGCCTGCAAAAAGACGTTTACCTTTGTCGAGTACACAGACCGATGAACAGGTCTTTTGCACCTCATCCAGCAGGTGACTGGCCAGGATGATGGTGACCCCTCTGGCTGCGACTGTCCTGATCAGTTCCCGAACTTCAGCGATGCCCTGAGGGTCAAGGCCATTGGTCGGCTCATCCAGTATCAGCACCTCCGGATTGCACAGCAGGGAGGCAGCGAGCGCCATTCGCTGACGCATCCCATACGAGAATGTGCTGAATTTACTGTGCCTTCGTTCGTATAAGCCCACCATTTTCAGTAATTCTTCAGCATTGGATGCAGGGACTTCTTTGATCAGGGAAACGATCTTCAGGTTCTGCAGGGGGGTCAGATAGGGATAAAAAATGGGCTGTTCCAGGATCGAACCGATGCGTTTGCGATGCGTGTGGGAGGGAGGCTGTCCGAACCATGAATAGGTTCCGCTGGTAGGATTTACCACGTCGAGGATCATGCCCAGGGTGGTGGTCTTGCCGCTTCCGTTTGGTCCAAGGATACCGTAAACTTCGCCTTTGTTCACTTCAAGCGAAAGATCATTCACCGCGTGAATGCGTCCGTAGTGTTTGGTGAGGTGTTGCAGCGACAGGATCGTTTCGGACATTGGACGGTTCATATCATTTATAAAGCAGGAAAACAGCAGGTCGTTTATGGATCGCCGGATGATCCTTTTTCCATTCCCTGACCGGTTGCGACCGTATCCATTCCGTATCCAGGGTCAGGTCACAGGCCACACAAAGATAAATCTCATCCGAACATGTTCTAAGGATATCTTCAAAAAGTTGCAGGTTACGATAGGGTGCTTCCATAAAGATCTGGGTCTGGTCGTTCCGGAGGATCATTTTTTCAAGCAGCCTGATCTGCCGTATTCTTTCCTGGGACCTGACGGGAAGGTATCCGTGGAAAGTAAAATTCTGTCCATTGAATCCCGATGCCATCAGTGCCAGCATTACCGAGGAAGGGCCGGTCAGCGGGATCACCTGCAGGCCTTTCCGGTGAGCCTCTTGAACGATTGCACTGCCCGGGTCAGCCACGCAGGGGAGGCCCGCCTCGGAAAGCAGTCCGATATCGTGCCCCGATGAAAGAGCGTTGATGACGGGTACGATATCGGCAGGCTGGCTGTGTTCATTGTAAAGGTGGAACGTAACCGTATTCAGATCACCTGAGTATCTTGCCCTGTGAAGGTGTCGGCGTGCCGAGTGGATATCCTCTGCGACAAATTCGTTCAGCCTGTGCAGGATTTCCAGGGAGCCACCGGGGATCACCGTCTCAGGGGATGTTTCACCCAGTGTTACGGGGATGAGGTATAATCTGCCTTTGGTTTGCATGGGATGGGTGTGGCGTATTACCAGGGTAGCTTCGACAGGTCGGTATTCCCTCCTGAAAGGATCACCCCGATGCGAATGCCAGGTGTAAGGAATCCGTTCCCGTCATTTTTAGAAGCGCTGTCAAACAGTGCAGCCACGGGGACTGCTGAAGAGGGCTCGATGATGATCTTCATCCGTTCCCAGATGAAACGCATGGCTTTGATGATGGATTCCTCCCCGACAGTGACGATTTGATGCACATGTTGCCGGATGATCGGGAAGGTCAGGCTGCCCAGAGATGTGAGCAATCCGTCGGCAATGGTTGTCGGATTGGTTGAAGGGATCAGCTGTCCGGAGTAAAAGGAGCGAAAGGCATCGTCGGCCATGGCGGGTTCGGCAGCGATTACTTTTGTTGCAGGGGAGAAATAATAGGCGGAAAGTGCCGTTCCGCTCAGCAATCCGCCTCCGCCGACCGGTGCAAGGATCACGCTGAGGTGTTCCGTATCCTGGATCAGTTCAAGGGCAGCAGTAGCCTGGCCTGCAATGGTCCTGTAATCATTGTAGGGATGTATTTCAATGGCACCGGTCTGCAACCGGATCTTTTCCAGGGTTTCCTCCCTCGCGGCGAGGGTTGGCTTGCAGAAGGTGATCTTTCCTCCATAATTCAGTACGGCTTCTGTTTTCACCCGCGAAGACGTTTCCGGCATGACGATATAGGCGGGGATGCCGCGGTTGCGGGCAGCCAGCGAAAGTGCCTGCGCGTGGTTACCGGATGAATGGGTGCAGACGCCGTTGTGGACTTCAGATTCTTCCAGGGAAAGCACACCGTTGGTGGCACCTCTGAATTTAAAGGCCCCGGCCTTCTGGAAGTTTTCACATTTAAAAAAAACTTCAGCCTGAAGGAGATGGTTTAAAGTCTGGCACGTGAGAACGGGCGTACGGTGTATGTGATCCCTGATCCGGTTGGCGGTGCTGCGTATGGTTTGATCATCAGGGATCATCTCCCGTTGGGATTTTCAATCCAAAGATTAAAAAACGCGTCAGATTTCATAGCTTGATTTTTTTATCAAGCTCTTCCACATAGATCCTGAACTGTTTATCGGTTTCAATGAGATTATTCACCGTACGGCAGGCGTGGAGCACCGTTGCGTGATCTTTGTTGCCGCATTGCAGTCCGATGGTGGCGAGGGAAGATTTTGTATGCTTTTTGGCAAAATACATCGCAAGCTGTCTGGCCTGCACGATCTCGCGCTTGCGTGTCTTTGAATGGATGGCATCGGATGCCAGTCCGAAATAATCGCAAATGACCTTCTGGATGTAATCGATGGAGATCTCCCGGGTTGTGTTTTTTACGAATTTATCCACCATCTGTTTGGCGAGCTCGATGGTGATTGCTTTTTTATTGAGGGATGACTGGGCCAGGATGGAGATGAGTGCACCTTCCAGTTCCCTGATGTTGGTGGTGATGCTGTAGGCAAGGTATTCAATCACGTCGACGGGCATCTCAATGCCGTCGTTGTAGAGTCTTTTTTCCAGTATGGCGATACGGGTTTCCAGGTCGGGCACCTGAAGATCAGCTGCCAGACCCCATTTGAATCTTGACAGCAGGCGGGGTTCGATCCCCTGCATTTCAACGGGAGGTTTGTCGGCAGTTAAAATAAGCTGTTTTTTATTCTGATGCAGGTGATTGAAAATATGGAAGAACACATCCTGGGTCTTTTCTTTTCCCGAAAGGAAATGAATGTCATCCAGGATCAGTACATCGATCATCTGGTAAAAATGGACAAAATCATTCTGACTGTTGTTCTTGACGGAGTCGATGAATTGATTGATAAATTGTTCTGTTGAAACATACAGGACCGTCAGTTCCGGGAAATTGTTCTTTACCTGGAGGCCAATGGCATGAGCCAGGTGTGTTTTGCCAAGACCGACATTGCTGTAAATAAAAAGTGGGTTAAAGGAGGTTTTTCCGGGGTTGTTGCCCACGGCATAGCCGGCCGATCTGGCCAGCCGGTTGCAATCCCCTTCAATAAATGTATCAAACGAGTACGTATCGATCAGCTGGGAGTTCACTTTGATCTTTTTCAGTCCCGGAATGATGAAGGGATTGGGTATTTCCTTGGTAGTGCCCCTGTTCAGATCAATGGGCATGGCTATGGCCGGATTCTTGACCGCTTTTCTGTGTGTCGTAGGTACTTTGATGGTCAGGGAGTCATCATCACCGGAAGACTGATCCATGATGATACTGTATTCCAGTTGCCCGGTAGTACCCAGTTCGTGCCGGATGGTTTTTTTCAGCAGATTGATATAATGCTCCTCCAGCCATTCGTAGAAAAACTGGCTCGGGACCTGTATCGTGAGAACACTTTTTTCCAGCTTCAGGGGCTTTATTGGCTCGAACCATGTCTTAAAACTCTGATAATTGATATTATCCTTTATAATTTTAAGGCAATCCTCCCACACCTCCAAATGATCCATTTTCATCTGTCGAACCTGTATTCCTGAGTCAAAAAATCCTTGTCTTAATTACTTTTTGGTGTCTCTCACTTGATAAAACGTCTCAAGGCTGATTGTTAACGAGTTAAATTTTCTGAGGAGATAAGTATATTAGTTAACAAAAATGAAATAAAAAAAGTTAAGAAAAAAATTTTTTTGCTCTTGTTTTTTTAAAAGTTTTTCTTAACGGCCCTTTCTGTCATAAAAATTTTAAAAGCATATAAAATAGTGTTAATCAGTATTTTAAATTCTTTCTGCTGAAAATTTTTATTGAGTTTGTCTTTCCTGAAACGGATTTTCTAAATTAGGGAAAATCCCTGAGATCTTAAACAAAAATCCATTTAGAATGAATATAAATATCGGAAAGGAGCCTCCCTGGCAATTAATCGTTATTAATCAGGAATTTACGACAGATATGTTTACTCCGTGAATGGAATTGAATTTCGCAAAAAGCTCAACGGTCTGACTTTTAGGCACATGGACGATCAGGAGGCAATCTTCCTCAAAATGGTTTTCTGTCAGGATAAGGTTTTTATCTTTTATGATGTGCATGACTTGCTGAAGCAGTGCATAGGCGCACCGGATCCGAAAGGCAGAAGTGACGGTTTTCGTGACGATCTCCGCCTGGCTGAGCGCCTCCGCGGCTGCCGTCCGGTAGGCGTTGATGAGTCCGGGAATGCCCAGCTTTGTTCCCCCAAAGTACCTCACCACAACGACCAGCAGATCACTCAGGTTTCTTGAAAGCATTTGCCCATAAATGGGTTTTCCGGCACTTCCTGAAGGTTCTCCGTCATCGTTGATCCGGTAAAGGGATCTGTCGGGCCCCAGTGCCCAGGCGTAACAATGATGATGGGCATCGTGGTAGTGTTTTTTTATAAGTGTCAGGTGTTCTCTGATTTGTTCCTCCGAGGTGACCGGATAGGCAAATCCAAGAAACTTGCTACCCCTGTCCCTGAACGAACCGGATACGGGATCAAGAATTGTCTGGTAATTATCTGGCTCTGTCCTATTCATCAGATCCCCTGAATATTTTTCATCCTTTATTTTTCATTCTTCATTTTTCATTCTTCATTCTCCATCTGCCCGTCCCTTGTAAATGGCACGAACCTTACCGGCATCAGATTTGTCTTGACCAGTTTACCGTTCTTTTTGGTGACCAGGATCAGGGATTGTACGGCATGGGCGGGCCCGATGGGGATCACCATTTTACCGCCTTCTTTCAGCTGTTCAAACAGGGGAGGAGGGATTTCCTCAGCGCCTGCTGTGACAACGATGCCGTCGAAAGGGGCGTGTTCTTCCCATCCGGCATAGCCATCACCGTGCCTGACCACTACGTTCGTGTACTGCATCTGCCTGAGCCTCTGTTCGGCCTGGATGGCCAGTGCTTTAACGATTTCGATAGTGTAAACGCTGTCGACGATCTCAGCCAGTACTGCTGCCTGGTAACCGGAACCGGTCCCGACCTCAAGTACTTTGGCGTTTGATGCAGGAGTAATGACCGAGGTCATATAAGCCACGATATAGGGCTGCGAGATCGTCTGACCGTATCCTATTGACAATGGATGATCCTCATAGGCATACCTTCGCAGGTTTTCCGGAACGAAAAGATGACGGGGCACTGTTCGCATCGCCCGTAGCGTGGCTTGGTGATGAACTCCGCGTGCCTGGATCTGGTCGCGTACCATAGCGTCCCGTTTGGCGGCATACGGATCCTGGAACAGGAAAAACATCAGCGGGATGATTATCCACGTAACGATTGTCATAGGGCTGGGATTACTTCAAAGTAAGTAAGGATAAAGGTACGAATTAAATGGAATCCTGAGCACAACCAAGAACCTATTCCCACATCACTTCACCCGATTCATCCTTTTGAGCAATACTGGACTCTTCAACCGCTGGAAATCCCCAGTTGTGGCTCCCTGGTGGATGTTAGTCACCACCTCCATCCCCTTCGTCACCCTTCCAAATGCGGCAAATCCGTAACCATCCGGATTTCTTTTTCCTCCGGAATCCAAGGCTGGCTGGTCACCGATGCAGATAAAAACTCCGATGTGGCAGTCCCCGGTCCGTACCTGGCCATGGAGATCACGCCTTGTCAGGGTACAGTTCAACCTGAATCGCGCCGGCTTCCGTCTCAACGACAACCAGGGGATGATCCGGATGCGGGGCGCATGCAGACAAATAAAGGATGCACGGTAAAATGATGACGGGAAAAGACTTCAGGCTCATAAGTAACAATTTTTGAACAGGGTCTAAAAGTAAACATCTTTTTGTAAATTCGTTCTGTTTTCATTTCATTAAAATGGTTCCCAACAGAACTGTCGGCCAGGTTATTGCCCTGATGAAGCAACAACTGGATGACATCTATGAGATCCGTGAACTGAACAGCATCGTGGATCTGATCCTCGGGGATTATCTCGGACAGCCGCGGATCACCTTTCGTTCTGACCCGGATTTATCCGTATCCGGTGAGGTTGTTTCACGTGTTCAAAGAGCCATCCATCAGCTGAAGCAACATGTTCCGGTTCAGTACATTCTGGGTAAAGCACATTTTTATGAGCTGGATTTCATCGTCAATGAGCAGGTGCTGATTCCCCGCCAGGAAACCGGGGAGCTGGTCAAATGGATCCTTGATGACCATTCAGCCGCGGATAACGCGCATTTCGTCAAGATCCTGGATATCGGTACCGGCAGCGGATGCATTGCCATTGCGCTGAAAAGGAATATCCCCGATTCAATGATCGCCGCCCTGGATATCAGTCAACAGGCTCTTGATATTGCCCGGTTGAATGCACAAACTCTGAAATCAGACGTTCAGTTTGTACAAACGGATATTTTGAATCCGGACCAATGGGACTTTCCAAGTTCGTTTGATGTCATTGTCAGCAATCCTCCCTATGTATTACAGTCGGACAAAGCCTGGATGGGTTTGAATGTGCTTGATCACGAGCCTGCCCTGGCACTTTTTGTTGAAGACGAAAGGCCGCTGATCTTCTATGAGGCCATTGTATCGTTTGCATTGCGATATCTGTCACCGGGAGGGAATATCTATCTTGAGGTTAATGAGCGGATGGGATCACAGGTCTGCGGGTTGTTCAGGTCTGCGGGATATCAGGAGACGATCCTGAGAAGGGATATACACGATAAAATCAGGATGATACGGGTTGGAGGCAGGGAAGGGACGGTCAGGGGGTGATCATGGATTGAGATCCAGAAGTCCTT
Encoded proteins:
- the prmC gene encoding peptide chain release factor N(5)-glutamine methyltransferase; amino-acid sequence: MVPNRTVGQVIALMKQQLDDIYEIRELNSIVDLILGDYLGQPRITFRSDPDLSVSGEVVSRVQRAIHQLKQHVPVQYILGKAHFYELDFIVNEQVLIPRQETGELVKWILDDHSAADNAHFVKILDIGTGSGCIAIALKRNIPDSMIAALDISQQALDIARLNAQTLKSDVQFVQTDILNPDQWDFPSSFDVIVSNPPYVLQSDKAWMGLNVLDHEPALALFVEDERPLIFYEAIVSFALRYLSPGGNIYLEVNERMGSQVCGLFRSAGYQETILRRDIHDKIRMIRVGGREGTVRG
- a CDS encoding YigZ family protein, producing the protein MNRTEPDNYQTILDPVSGSFRDRGSKFLGFAYPVTSEEQIREHLTLIKKHYHDAHHHCYAWALGPDRSLYRINDDGEPSGSAGKPIYGQMLSRNLSDLLVVVVRYFGGTKLGIPGLINAYRTAAAEALSQAEIVTKTVTSAFRIRCAYALLQQVMHIIKDKNLILTENHFEEDCLLIVHVPKSQTVELFAKFNSIHGVNISVVNS
- a CDS encoding ABC transporter ATP-binding protein, whose amino-acid sequence is MSETILSLQHLTKHYGRIHAVNDLSLEVNKGEVYGILGPNGSGKTTTLGMILDVVNPTSGTYSWFGQPPSHTHRKRIGSILEQPIFYPYLTPLQNLKIVSLIKEVPASNAEELLKMVGLYERRHSKFSTFSYGMRQRMALAASLLCNPEVLILDEPTNGLDPQGIAEVRELIRTVAARGVTIILASHLLDEVQKTCSSVCVLDKGKRLFAGNVEEVLRETILVEVAAADPAKLEQALAGSPLIKSVERQHDVLLIKLEENVTAGDLNAALHAQGIVLSHLVQRKKTLENYFLELLKTAE
- a CDS encoding SAM-dependent methyltransferase, which encodes MQTKGRLYLIPVTLGETSPETVIPGGSLEILHRLNEFVAEDIHSARRHLHRARYSGDLNTVTFHLYNEHSQPADIVPVINALSSGHDIGLLSEAGLPCVADPGSAIVQEAHRKGLQVIPLTGPSSVMLALMASGFNGQNFTFHGYLPVRSQERIRQIRLLEKMILRNDQTQIFMEAPYRNLQLFEDILRTCSDEIYLCVACDLTLDTEWIRSQPVREWKKDHPAIHKRPAVFLLYK
- a CDS encoding protein-L-isoaspartate(D-aspartate) O-methyltransferase; translated protein: MTIVTWIIIPLMFFLFQDPYAAKRDAMVRDQIQARGVHHQATLRAMRTVPRHLFVPENLRRYAYEDHPLSIGYGQTISQPYIVAYMTSVITPASNAKVLEVGTGSGYQAAVLAEIVDSVYTIEIVKALAIQAEQRLRQMQYTNVVVRHGDGYAGWEEHAPFDGIVVTAGAEEIPPPLFEQLKEGGKMVIPIGPAHAVQSLILVTKKNGKLVKTNLMPVRFVPFTRDGQMENEE
- the dnaA gene encoding chromosomal replication initiator protein DnaA, translating into MKMDHLEVWEDCLKIIKDNINYQSFKTWFEPIKPLKLEKSVLTIQVPSQFFYEWLEEHYINLLKKTIRHELGTTGQLEYSIIMDQSSGDDDSLTIKVPTTHRKAVKNPAIAMPIDLNRGTTKEIPNPFIIPGLKKIKVNSQLIDTYSFDTFIEGDCNRLARSAGYAVGNNPGKTSFNPLFIYSNVGLGKTHLAHAIGLQVKNNFPELTVLYVSTEQFINQFIDSVKNNSQNDFVHFYQMIDVLILDDIHFLSGKEKTQDVFFHIFNHLHQNKKQLILTADKPPVEMQGIEPRLLSRFKWGLAADLQVPDLETRIAILEKRLYNDGIEMPVDVIEYLAYSITTNIRELEGALISILAQSSLNKKAITIELAKQMVDKFVKNTTREISIDYIQKVICDYFGLASDAIHSKTRKREIVQARQLAMYFAKKHTKSSLATIGLQCGNKDHATVLHACRTVNNLIETDKQFRIYVEELDKKIKL
- a CDS encoding YdcF family protein, producing MFFTLSKIVSYFLSPLFWIFSLFVLVFFVRKHRSFKWLFLGSLILFYLFSNRFLVDEALRSWEYPLQTQSSFDSSYDAAIVLGGNILNYDHPTHRFIFRENADKILQAIDLYENGRVKRLMLSGGPGDLFIRDQYEAANMRKYLLSIGVPDSVILVDSVSDNTFENAENSAAILKQKIPGGRYLLITTALHMRRAEGCLIKAGLDVTPYVSNKLTGKRRSDIEHLLIPQTVSFVYWHALIHERVGYRVYKMKGYL
- a CDS encoding pyridoxal-phosphate dependent enzyme; the protein is MIPDDQTIRSTANRIRDHIHRTPVLTCQTLNHLLQAEVFFKCENFQKAGAFKFRGATNGVLSLEESEVHNGVCTHSSGNHAQALSLAARNRGIPAYIVMPETSSRVKTEAVLNYGGKITFCKPTLAAREETLEKIRLQTGAIEIHPYNDYRTIAGQATAALELIQDTEHLSVILAPVGGGGLLSGTALSAYYFSPATKVIAAEPAMADDAFRSFYSGQLIPSTNPTTIADGLLTSLGSLTFPIIRQHVHQIVTVGEESIIKAMRFIWERMKIIIEPSSAVPVAALFDSASKNDGNGFLTPGIRIGVILSGGNTDLSKLPW
- a CDS encoding M48 family metallopeptidase, producing the protein MDQSIRIAIIVILAVGFIVERILDYLNSTYWSDELPDELKGIYDPEKYRKSQAYLRTKQRFSILTDSFSLMVMLLMLLTGGFAWLDNLVREQTTHPILLALFFFGILGLAADLLATPFSVYSTFVIEERFGFNKTTPKTFILDKLKGWLLGALLGGGILSLIVWIYLATGNLFWIFAWIAISLFSVFMTMFYSTLIVPLFNKQTPLEEGELRNAIEGFAQKVRFRLDNIFVIDSSKRSSKSNAYFSGLGAKKRIVLFDTLIADHTTDELVAVLAHEVGHYKKKHTRTGILLSIAQTGLTLFILSLFIQNPVLSQALGAAEGSFHMGILAFGILYSPFSTIIGLGLNYLSRKHEYEADRYAGENFSAGPLQEALKKLSVNNLSNLRPHPACVFVYYSHPPVLKRLEALEKIVGSTSRGTQ
- a CDS encoding ABC transporter permease, encoding MIRLIKIEFKKILSYRVFWLLVGFYAVSLTFMLIVAQVIINEILREAGQSAPIPLLKISLYQFPRIWNNLTYMAGFLTLFLAIIVIFFVCNEYSNKTFRQNIINGLSRNEFVLSKLYFILIISLAATLLILVVGLVLGLIHTKDVDFGDIFNSKLQFIAGYFVEAFCYLLFAFFIAFLLKKAGLAVITLLFYTMIEQILIWWKIPAEYVKFFPMKAFGRLVHFPKIPLPEINGSSIHFQDHVSLADTGIALLYAGILIFLIYRIMHKRDI